In Streptomyces pluripotens, the genomic window GGCGCCGGCAAGTACACCGGCAAGCACGTCCGTGTCGCCATCACGGACGCCTACGCCTCGCCGACCATCGCCTTCGACGCGGCCATGTACGCGAAGAAGCACCACGACGCGCGCTGGAAGACCAGCCAGCTGCACCAGGTGCTGCCGAAGAACTTCACGAGGACCAAGGAGTGCGGCGCGGCCGGCTGGTACGGCGAGGAGACCCTCGACGTCGAGGCCGTGCACGCCGTCGCCCCGAAGGCCGACGTCACCTACGTCGGCGCCGCGTCCTGCTACGACGACGACCTGCTCGACTCGCTCAGCAAGATCGTCGACAAGCACCTGGCCGACATCGTCTCCAACTCCTGGGGCGACATCGAGGGCAACCAGACGCCGGACCTCGCCGCCGCGTACGACCAGGTCTTCCAGATGGGCGCCGTGCAGGGCATCGGCTTCTACTTCTCCTCTGGTGACAACGGCGACGAGGTCGCCAACACCGGTACGAAGCAGGTCGACACCCCGGCCAACTCGGCGTGGGTGACCGCGGTCGGCGGCACCTCGCTGGCCGTCGGCAAGCACAACAAGTACATGTGGGAGACCGGCTGGGGCACCGAGAAGGCGACCCTGTCGGCCGACGGCAAGAGCTGGACCGGCTTCCCCGGCGGCTACGTCTACGGCGCGGGCGGCGGCACCAGCAAGACCGTGGCCCAGCCCTACTACCAGAAGGGCATCGTCCCGGACTCGCTCGCCAAGGCCAACAACGCCGCCGGCAACCGCGTCGTCCCGGACATCGCGGCCATCGCCGACCCGCAGACCGGCATGCTGGTGGGTCAGACCCAGACCTTCCCTGACGGGTCCCAGCGCTACAGCGAGTACCGGATCGGCGGCACCTCGCTGGCCGCCCCGGTGATCGCGGCCGTGCAGGCTCTGGCCCAGCAGGCGCACGGTGGCAAGGCGCTCGGCTTCGCCAACCCGGCGATCTACAAGCGCTACGGCACGAAGATGTACCACGACGTCACGGACAACCCCACGGGCTCCGGACTCGCCGTGGTGCGGGTCGACTTCGCCAACGGCCTCAACGCCAGCAACGGCCTGCTGACCTCGGTCCGCAGCCTGGGCAAGGACAGCTCGCTGTCCGCGGTGAAGGGCTACGACGACGTGACCGGCGTGGGCTCGCCCGCGAAGGGCTACGTGCAGTCGTACCGGCGCCACCACAAGCACTGAGGCACTGAAGCACCGTGCCGCTGAGGCGCTGAGGTACTGAGGTACTGAGGTACTGAGGTACTGAGGTACTGAAGCACCACATCGCCGAGGCGCCTAGCGGGCGGGGGCGTGGGGTCCTGCGGATCCCACGCCCCCGCTGGCGTCGTGGTGCAGTGCACTGGACCGCTCGGGCTTGCGGGACGCGACCAGCCGCGCTCCCCGTCCCGTGGACGGTGCCTGCCGACGGCGGTCCACCGCGTAGGCCACGCTCGCCACGCCTACGCCCAGTACCGCCAGGGCCGCCCCGGCGAGCGCGGGGGACGTGACCCCGAAACCCGCGGCAAGGGCCAGCCCCCCGATCCAGGCACCGCCGGCGTTGGCGAGGTTGAAGGCCGCTTGATTGGCGGAGGAGGCCAAGGAGGGGGCGGCCGAGGCCTTCTCCATGACCATCAACTGAAGCGGGGAACCGGCGACGAAGGCCGCCATGCCGAGGAGCGTCACGGCAAGGGCCGCGCTCCATCCGGCGCGCATCAGGACCGGGAACAGCACCAGCACGGCCGCCAGCGAGGTCAGCCCGCCGAAGAGCGTGCCGCGCAGCGAGTGGTCCGCCAGCCGGCCGCCGAGCAGGTTACCCACCGTGGCCCCGACGCCGAACAGGGCCAGCAGCAGCGTCACATCGGCTCCGGCGAAGCCGGCCGAGTCCGTCAGCATCGGGGTGACATAGCTGTAGGCCGCGAAGAGCGCGCCGAAGCCCGCCACCGTCGTGCCGAGGGCCAGCCAGACCGGCAGGGACTTCAGGGCCGCCAGCTCGCCGCGTAGACCGCCCGAGCGAGCGTGGGCTCGGTCGTGCGGGACGAGCAGGGCCAGCGAGGCCATCGCCGCCAGGCCGATTGCGCTCACCCCGAGGAACGTGGCCCGCCAGCCGAAGTGCTGTCCCATCAGTGTGGCGGCGGGGACGCCCGCGATGTTGGCGACGGTCAGACCGAGGAACATGAGGGACACCGAGCGGGCCTTGCGCTCCGGGGGAACCGTCGTCGTGGCGACGACCGCGCCCACGCCGAAGAACGCGCCGTGCGGCAGTCCGCTGAGGAAGCGAGCGGCCAGCAACGAGCCGTCGCCGGGGGCGAGCGCTGACAGCGCGTTGCCCACGACGAACAGGGCCATCAGGGCGATGAGGACGGTCCGACGGGGCATCCGGGCCGTCGCGGCAGCCAGCAGCGGGGCGCCGATGACGACCCCCAGCGCGTACGCCGAGACCAGGTGCCCGGCGGCGGGGATCGAGATGTGCAGGTCGTCCGCGATGTCGGGCAGCAGGCCCATCATCACGAACTCGGTCGTGCCGATGCCGAAGGCGCCCACGGCAAGGGCGAGCAGGGCCAGGGGCATGAAGGGCCTGTGCCTTTCAGGGACGGGAGCGGAGTCCCCTCCAGCATATGTTCAACTACGGAACAAACTCTCCCTAGAACCCGACATTCCGGGGCTGGTCACGAGGATGTGTCCAGTTTCACTCGCGCCGCCACCGGCAGATGGTCGCTGTTGGTGCGCGGCAGCGTCCAGGAACTCACCGGCTCAACACCCCTGACCATGATCTGGTCGATCCGGGCCATCGGGAACGAGGCCGGCCAGCTGAACCCGAAACCACTGCCCGCCGCCCCCTGTGTGGAGCGCAACTGGGAGGTGACGGCGTTGAGCGACCGGTCGTTCATCGTGCCGTTGAGGTCACCGAGCAGGACGACCCGCTTGAGGGCCTCACCGGCAATGGCCTCACCGAGCGCATCGGCGCTCTTGTCCCGGAACCGCTTGGCTGCCATCCGGAGTGGGTAGACGACTCAAGGGCTGTCTTGTAAAGATCTTGGTGCCGAGTGCGGAGCAACCTGAAGAGCTCGCGAAGTACTCAGCCGGTGGCTCGCGGGGTGTCCAGGGAACTGGCGAAGTCAGCGAGCGTGCGGAAGTCGCTCTCCCGTAGACCGACCCGCGGGTTGACGTGGTGCAGAAACCCGGGCCCTTGATGGTGAGCGGTCACGTATGACTGATCACGTTCACTCTGCTCGTCGTCCACCCAGGCGAAAGGACGGCCGCACGCATAATCCACCAGTGGCTCGGTCTTCCAGTGGACTCCATCAGGGCGTTCTTGGAGTAGGACGTTGCCGAAGTCGACGAAGGGAAGATCCGGAAGGCCGAGGACCGGTGCGATCCACCGATTGGCGTCGTCCATCCATGTGGTGGCCCAGCACAGCTCGAAGCCGAGCTGGAGCAGGATCCGTCCGTGCCCTGGGTTCAGCCAGACACGCAAGGGGCGTCGTCGGGCCGATAGGCCCCTATCGTCCTCATGGGTACCGTTCCGGGGAACTCTGAGTGTGGTGTAGCCGTCAGGACGCCTCTCCGGCTTGGCCGCGTAAGGGTTGAGTGGCCCGTCCACATCGAGGAACAGCAGCGGTCGGTTCACGGTTTCCCCCGTTCGCACTCACGTGTACTGCACCGATCAGCGTAGCTGTGGGGCCGGTCCCGGCCTGACGGCCCCACTGGCCCCCTGACGGCCGTCTCAGGGCGCCACGACTGTGTAGAGCCCCTTTTTCCTGGAGCAGTTCGAGGAAGGCGACTGTCTGCTGTTCGTCCAGTGCCCCAACGGGCAGGCCCATGGCCATCTGCGGGGACACACACAGTACCCAGAAGCCGCCGACACGCGGCATGCTCCGAAACGTCGTCCACGTCCGCGAGGTGGCCCGGTCCGGGCCGTGAGTGCGGTACTCCGTGTCCGTCATGGTGACGGTGACCTCCCGGGCCCCCTTCAGATGGGTCGCGAGTTGCCGCCGGACAGAACGCTCGCGCAGTAGGAAGAATCCCCCGCCGCAGAGCGCCAGTGCCGCACCGATCGGGACAGCGTCGGGCACTGCCACGAGCCCTGCGGCCACCGCAGCAGCCCCGGTTGTCATAAGCCCGATGGTGATGGCCACGCGCTGGATGTACCCGTTCCGGGCACAGGCCCGGAACGAGCGAAGCACCATGGACGGTGTACTGACGAAGGTGGTCGTTATCGACATCTCGGCCATAGTGGCCCGCGCATCGTGCGTCAAGGAAGAAACCGCTGGTAGGACTTCTGACCACAAGATCATCCGCCAGCCCCAGAGGCTCGACATGGGTGGCCTATGCTGCCACGCTCGACACCGTGCCGCGGCTTGCGGACCGCTGCGCGGCGGGGGCTTGTGGGAGTGCGACCCTGACCCTGCGGTCGCCATGGGGGTGCGTCAGTGCGAGGTCCGCGCCAGCACCAGGGCGAGGACCGGGCCGGTCACGGCCGCCACGTACGCGAGCAGGCCGACGACCGCCTTCACCGGGACTTGCTCTGCGAAGCTGCTCCGCCATCGAGCTTGTCGTAGTGGTCGCACAGGGCCTTCGCGGAACGGGCCAACTTCCGTGCCACGGCCACGCGGACGGCCGGTGTGTCGCCGTCCCCCAGTCGTAGCTTCCGAACCGCCTCGCCGATGCAGGCGAGTGCGCAGTACCGCGGGATGCTCTGCTTCGACAGTCGCGAGGCCTTCGCCTCGA contains:
- a CDS encoding S53 family peptidase encodes the protein MRSNRAKMRAGVSMAATLPMIAGALALGIPAAHAADSPARNTIKGTKPMWATAKADKGSTSNKAQVKARVYLAGRDKAGLAAYAQAVSDPASPQYGKYLSAKKAQARFGATKAQVAAVKSWLKSSGLHVTKVTAHYVAVSGDVAAAEKAFGTQMHNFAKGSKTYRAPVKTASVPAALRDAVLTVTGLDNAPHKANHDDQLPPPDGVFKNAGPFSTYYGSNVATTLPDAYGQKVPYAVKGYTGKQLRAAYGAGKYTGKHVRVAITDAYASPTIAFDAAMYAKKHHDARWKTSQLHQVLPKNFTRTKECGAAGWYGEETLDVEAVHAVAPKADVTYVGAASCYDDDLLDSLSKIVDKHLADIVSNSWGDIEGNQTPDLAAAYDQVFQMGAVQGIGFYFSSGDNGDEVANTGTKQVDTPANSAWVTAVGGTSLAVGKHNKYMWETGWGTEKATLSADGKSWTGFPGGYVYGAGGGTSKTVAQPYYQKGIVPDSLAKANNAAGNRVVPDIAAIADPQTGMLVGQTQTFPDGSQRYSEYRIGGTSLAAPVIAAVQALAQQAHGGKALGFANPAIYKRYGTKMYHDVTDNPTGSGLAVVRVDFANGLNASNGLLTSVRSLGKDSSLSAVKGYDDVTGVGSPAKGYVQSYRRHHKH
- a CDS encoding MFS transporter, yielding MPLALLALAVGAFGIGTTEFVMMGLLPDIADDLHISIPAAGHLVSAYALGVVIGAPLLAAATARMPRRTVLIALMALFVVGNALSALAPGDGSLLAARFLSGLPHGAFFGVGAVVATTTVPPERKARSVSLMFLGLTVANIAGVPAATLMGQHFGWRATFLGVSAIGLAAMASLALLVPHDRAHARSGGLRGELAALKSLPVWLALGTTVAGFGALFAAYSYVTPMLTDSAGFAGADVTLLLALFGVGATVGNLLGGRLADHSLRGTLFGGLTSLAAVLVLFPVLMRAGWSAALAVTLLGMAAFVAGSPLQLMVMEKASAAPSLASSANQAAFNLANAGGAWIGGLALAAGFGVTSPALAGAALAVLGVGVASVAYAVDRRRQAPSTGRGARLVASRKPERSSALHHDASGGVGSAGPHAPAR
- a CDS encoding DUF6415 family natural product biosynthesis protein, producing the protein MNTTMNHDSATVPVDIETARAIVRLLLGPDDAPELLPPAPSEVGTLTTLLRGQLALLIPEVEAKASRLSKQSIPRYCALACIGEAVRKLRLGDGDTPAVRVAVARKLARSAKALCDHYDKLDGGAASQSKSR